A single region of the Desulfomonile tiedjei genome encodes:
- a CDS encoding transposase: STGPLEATNNKIKTLQRQAYGFRDREFFVLKIYALHLTKYALVG, from the coding sequence TATCCACAGGCCCATTGGAGGCAACCAACAACAAAATCAAAACACTGCAAAGACAAGCTTATGGATTCCGTGACCGTGAATTCTTCGTCCTCAAAATCTATGCACTACATCTGACAAAGTACGCACTTGTCGGATGA